CTTGACGACAGCAGGGAAAGCTACCAGGCTTTATTTTCAAATATGCTCGACGGGTTTGCCAGGCACCGTATGATCCTGGATAAAAACGGATCCCCCGTTGATTTTGAATTTCTGGAAATCAACCAGGCCTTTGAGCGACTAACCGGCCTCAATGATGTCGTGGGAAAAACGATAACTCAGTTACTGCCGGACATACAAAATGACTCATCGAAATGGATTGATGTTTTTGGAAAAGTGGCCCTTAAGGGAGATCCGGTTCGGTTCGAAAGTTATGTCACGCCACTGAAGAAATGGTATGCCTTCAATGCGTATTCGGTCAAGTACGGTGAGTTTGTAACGATTTTTGAAGATATCACTGAAAGAAAAGCAGCAGTTGAATCGCTTTTTTCCCAGAGAGAGTTTCTTAATACCACATTGGAGCATATTGTGGACGGTGTGATCTCCACAGATGAAACCGGTCGGGTTGCCTTTATTAACCCGGCTGCCGAAAATCTCACCGGTTGGCCCCGGGCAGACGCTTTGGGAAAGAAATTAGAACAAATTTTTAAGGTATGTCGGGAAAAAGAAGATTCCACCTGCAAAGAGGCTGGGGCGGACGCCTTGTACGAAGACCAATTGATGGTTTTTCCCGATGAAGGCATGCTCCTGCGTCGTGATGGAACCGGGCTGCCTATTGAAGAAAGCGTCAATCCGGTTACAAACGAAAATGGCGAGGTCATTGGGCTCGTTCTTATTTTTCGGGACATTACCATGTGGAAGCAGTTCCAAAAACAACTCCAAGAGGCAAATGAGTTGTTGGAGGAAAAAGTTGCTGAGCGGACCCTGACTTTACATCAGACCGTAGAGCATCTGCAAAAAGAAATTGAACAACGCACAAAGGCTGACGCCCGCAACCAGGAAGCGGATCAGGAACTGCAATCCCGGGCAACCCAACTGCGCGCCCTGGCCGGAAAACTGACCATGGCGGAACAGGCAGAGCGCAGAAGGGTTGCAAAGGTGCTGCATGACGGTATCCAACAGTATATGGCAGCAGCCAAACTTCACCTAAGCGGCCTTGAACGCAAAATAGAAGATCCCCAATTAAGCGGTATGGCTCGAAAAATAGAGGAAACAATCGGCACCTGTATTCAAATGGCCCGTTCTTTGAGTGCAGATTTAAGCCCTCCCGCCCTTTACAGGGGAGGACTAATTTCCGGTCTCAGGTGGCTTGCCGGCAGGATGCAGGAACGCCATGGATTCCAAGTCACTGTTAAATCTGAAATGGAAAATATAGCCCTTGCCGAGGACATTATGCTATTGGTTTTTGAGTCGGTTCGTGAATTGCTTTTCAACTCGGTTAAACATTCCGGCACGTTTGAGGCGCAGGTAAAGCTTGAAAAAAACGAAAAAAGGCAACTCTGCCTTTGCGTGGCGGATGAAGGCAATGGTTTTGATCCATCTGAAATTTCTATTTCCGAAAATATGCAGCAAGGATTCGGACTGTTCAGTATCCAGGAGCGTATAAACCTGATCGGGGGAACTTTTGAAATCAATAGCAAACCCGGACATGGCAGCCGGTTTAATATTTTTCTGCCCTATGAAAAAGAGGCCGGGCAATTAACTGAAAATGATGCGTCTACAAATTCATTAACGCCTTCTGTCGCCAATATCGATTCGCAATTTTCGAAAAAAGATATCCGGGTTCTTCTGGCAGATGATCACGCAATCTTTCGTAAAGGAGTATTCCAATCACTTAAGGAAACTGCCGGTATCAAGGTTGTGGGCCAGGCCCACGACGGCCTGGAAATTGTCGAACTTGCCGAAGAGCTTCGTCCTGATGTGATCTTGATGGATATCAATATGCCAGGCATTGATGGGATTGAAGCCACACATCGTATTTATCAGGCCCATCCGGACATAAAGATTCTGGCCCTTTCCATGTACGAGAAAAAAGATTATGCCCGGGATATGATTTCAGCCGGTGCTGTTGATTTTATCAGCAAGGAAAGCTCGTCAGCTGAAATGGTGGCTGCAATTAAAAATGCAGTGACAGTTTCCCTTTAGTTCTCTAATTCTTCAAAGCCTAATTCCGTGGCGGCCCGGCATTCGTCGCATTCCATTGTGGCATTTTCAAGATCAGGATATTTTTCTTTGATCTCTTCTTCGGTCATTATTGCTAAATGACTGCATCCACACTGGGGGCAACTGTTTTTAACTTTGTATCTTTTCTTTTTTTTAGCCATCCGGTCCTCCTTATGTGTTTTGTAAGATGAATAATGTCCAAAGTATACCATTTCAACATTTCATATTTATATGGGTGACTCTCCCTATTTTAATGCGGTTTTAGAACTATAGACCTGCAAAGTGGTTATTTCCTTGGCGATGTTTACATAGTTTTACTGATACTGGGTTTTTCAATTTTTTTTTATTGTGATGACTAATCGACTGTAGATTTATCAAGTTGCGCATAAAAATTTTCAAGGAGGTACCCAAGCCATGACCAGCAATACCCCCAAACCCACAACCAATGATGCAGGAATACCCGTATCCAGCGACGAGCACTCCCTTACCGTAGGGCCGGATGGTCCGATTCTGCTGCAGGATCATTATCTGATCGAGCAGATGGCTAATTTCAACCGGGAACGCATCCCGGAACGCCAGCCCCATGCCAAAGGTTCCGGGGCTTTTGGCTATTTTGAAGTGACCCGGGATATCAGTGCTTATACCAAAGCCGCCCTGTTCCAGCCCGGCACCAAAACAGACACCCTGATCCGGTTTTCCACCGTGGCCGGAGAGAGCGGAAGCCCTGATACCTGGCGGGACCCCAGGGGATTTGCCTTGAAATTTTATACCACCCAGGGCAACTACGACATGGTGGGCAATAACACCCCGGTATTTTTTTTAAGGGACCCGATGAAATTCCAGCATTTTATCCGGTCCCAAAAGCGACGTGCGGACAGCGGTCTGCGGGATCATGATATGCAGTGGGATTTCTGGACCCTGTCACCGGAATCCGCCCACCAGGTCACATGGCTGATGGGCGACCGGGGCATTCCAAAAACCTGGCGTCACATGAACGGCTACTCCAGCCATACGTATATGTGGGTCAATAATGATGATGAACGCTTCTGGGTCAGGTATCATTTTAAAACCGACCAAGGCATTGAATGTCTGACCCAGCAGGACGCAGACCGCCTGGCCGGCGTAGATGCCGACTGTCATCGCCGTGACCTGTTTGAATCGATCAAGCAGGGGAATTATCCTTCCTGGACTCTGAAAGTTCAGCTCATGCCCTTTGATGAAGCTGAGACTTATCGGTTCAATCCTTTTGACCTGACCAAAGTATGGCCCCATGGCGATTATCCGCTCCATGAGGTGGGAAAATTGGTTTTAAACCGAAATCCCACAGATTTTCACACGGAAATAGAACAGGCCGCATTTGAGCCCAACAGCTTTGTTCCCGGTATCGGGCCAAGTCCTGACAAGATGCTGCTGGGCCGGCTTTTTTCCTATGCCGATGCCCACAGGGCACGCCTGGGAGTAAACTATAAACAGATTCCAGTCAACCGCCCCAAAGCACCCGTGAACAGTTACAGCAAAGACGGTGCCATGCGTGTGATCAATGTTTCTGATCCGGTTTACGCCCCCAACTCAAAGGGCGGCCCTAAGGCAGACAGCGAACGCTATGCCCAAAAGGAGGTGTGGAATGCCGGTGGCGATTTTGTCCGGGCCGCATATACCCTTAGAAAGGACGACGATGATTTTGGCCAGGCCGGAACGCTGGTTCGTGAGGTTATGGATGATGCCCAGCAGGACCGCCTGGTTTCAAATGTTGTGGGGCACTTGAAAAATGGGGTGACCCAGCCCGTTATGGAACGATGTTTTGAATACTGGCGAAATATTGATAAACAAATCGGCGACAGGATTGCCGAGGGTGTCAACGGGGTATAGCCAATTAAATTTATTTTCCCTTCCATCTCTGCAAGGCGTCATTTCAATCCTTACAGAGATGGTATCTTTTTAGGATAAGCATAGGAGCGCGTTGTGAAAAAGTATTTTTGGAGAGAAACTGAATCCGGACTGCCGCCACTTGAAACAAATACCCGCATTGTTGAACACTACTCGTCGTTGTATAAGGCTCTTGATGACATGCTTGGCCTGTGCGAAGATGACGATCCGGATCACCCTTTGTCTTGCAGGGCAGACCAAGTAATTGAAGGTAAAGAAGATGATTCGCAAAGGGACTGACAGGCTTTGGGGCTAGATGGGGTCTCGGGCGCTTGCCATGCGATAATCCTGAATCAAAAAAAATCGAACCTACAACTTATTGAAAAATTTTGAGGTGGTTTGGTCTGAATCGCTCTACAGAATATATTTCAAACCATGAGATTGTGGATATGGTACCCACCCTAAAATTACCGAAGCGCGTAAAGAAAAAATGCTTTTTACAGATGAGTATATTTTTGCGCCTTTGGTGATATTTACAAGATCAGATGCATCGTTTGTGGGCTCTATGGAGGACTTAAGAGGTAAAACCGTTTCAGTTGAAGAGGGGTTTGCGCTTCATGAAACACTCAAGCGGGAATATCCATGGATTAATCTTAAGGTGGATGCATGACAGGGATAAAAACCTTGCGCCTCCACCTTACACCGAACACCATAAGCTTTTTCTTCCTGACAGCTGGGAAAAGCTGTCCACTGCTGTTACAAACGCCATTGCCAAAGGCACACCCTATGAAATTGAACTTGAAATCGTCAAAAAAGACGGGACCACCGGATGGATGTGGGAAAAGGGTGAGGCGGAAAGTGATGCCAAAGGGAATATCATCAGTATCTGGGGTACTGCTCAGGACATCACTGAACGTAAGCGAAATCAAAAGAAACTTGAAAGTACCCTTAACTATGTCCAAACCATCGTTGAAAATTCACCCATAGGGATTTCCACTTTTGAACAAAATGGGCTGATTGTTACGGTGAACCAGGCTTTGGCGCGAATTGTCGGCGGCACTGTTGAAAAAATAGTGGGATTGAACATTTATAAAATTGAATCCTGGAAAAGATCGGGATTACTTGCTGCTGCTCAAGAGGCCCTCAAGGATGATATCGAAGTGACGCGCGACCTTCATTATACCTCAAGTTTCAATAAAAAATGCTGGGTGCGCGCCACATTCATTCCATTTATGTATGAGAATAAAAAACAACTAATGCTTTTGCTGGCCGATACATCAAGGCAGAAAATAGCTGAAGAAAAACAGCAAAAATTGAAAACTCAACTGATTCAGGCCCAAAAAATGGAGTCCATAGGCAGGCTTGCCGGAGGGGTTGCCCACGATTTTAACAACATGTTAAGTATTATAAATTACAATAGAGACTGACAATATATTTTTTGATCAAGCGTATTGCAGAGAACATCCTGAGTTTAAGCCAGGTGAATATGTCATGCTTGCTGTCAGCGATGACGGCATTGGCATGGATAAAAACACAGTGAGCAATATTTTTGAACCATTTTTTACCACAAAAGAGATCGGAGAGGGGAGCGGACTTGGATTAGCGACCATTTTCGGCATCGTGATGAAATCGTCTGATTTTGATGAAATCGAGTTACTGATTACGGACGTTGTAATGCCTGAAATGACGGACGTTGTAATGCCTGAAATGAATGGCAGGGAGCTTGCTACTAAAATAAAAAGTCTTTATCCGAATTTAAAATGTCTTTTTATGTCAGGATATACGGCCAATGTGATTGCCCACCATGGGGTTCTGGAATCAGGCGTCCATTTTATAAATAAACCTTTCTCGAAACATAGTTTAGCAAAAAAAGTGCGTGAGGTGTTAGAAACAACGGTAAATTAGATTGATTAGCATGTTTTACTGCGATTAATCCCTTTTAATGGGAAGTCTAATTATAAAAGTAGCACCACTGCCTGGTTTAGAAATGACATCCATTTTGCCTTTATGATTTTTGGTGATAATAAAATAGGAAACAGAGAGTCCTAATCCCGTTCCTATACCAACCGGTTTAGTCGTAAAGAACGGATCAAATACCTTTGAGCGGGTGTCCTCATCTATACCTGGTCCATTATCCTCGATTTCGATGCAGATCATGTCAGATTCTTCGGCTTTATAAATTTTAATGATAAATTTGGGAAATTTTGTTCTAGCCGCGTGCATTGCCTGGGCACCATTACGGAGAACGTTCAGCAGCACCTGCTGGATCCTTGCAGGCTCACAGGGCAGCATGGGCAATCTTTCATCATATTGTTTTATTATTTCAATGGATTTAAAATCATATTCTTTTTTAAGGTCATAGTCTGTGGCAGCCAGTTCCAGAATTTCATCCATAAGCGTGTTAAGGTAGTGCAAAGACATGTCGTCGGCATCCGATTTTCTTGCAAAAATAAGCATAGAATTAACGATCTCAGCCGCTCGTGAGCCTGAGTTATGAATCGTATCAATCATACGAAAAATATCCCTCTTGTCCATAAACGCCCTGACATCCTCTATTTTAATACTGAGTTCTTCTGCAACTTGTAAATTTGCAGGCATATTGGTATTTTCAAGCCTGGACTTCATGACAAATGCACTCTGCATCATCCCTGCCAAAGGATTATTGATTTCATGGGCGATACCCGCTGCAAGGCCTCCTAAACAAAGCATTTTTTCCGTTTCAGTCATCATCTCTTCTATTTGAACCCTTTCGGTTACATCATCAATTCGGATCACAGCGCCCTCTATGCCGTTGGAGACCAGGGGATAAACGGTTATGTCTTCATAAACAAAGCGCCCTTTCTCCTGTCTTGTGGAACGTGGGTGATGATAAACCTGCTGGGATTCAATTGCTTTTTGTACATATTCCGTCCCATTTTTAAGTTGTGGAAATATCTTTTCAAGCGGTTTGCCTTTGGCAACCTCCTTTGATATGTGGGTTATTTCCCTGGCTCGAAGATTCCAATGTGTGATCCGGGTTTTGTTATCCACGCCGATAAGAATGGAAGGCATGGAATCAATAATATTGGACAGGTAATTTTTTAAGCTTCGGATCTCTTCAGTTTTTTCTTCAAGCAGTATTCTTTGCTTATACAGTTCAATGAATATTTTTACCTTACTTGTAAGAATAAGCGGTTCCAATGGTTTAAGAAGATAATCAACCGCACCCGATTCATACCCTTTAAACACATGATGATCTTCTTTGTTCGCGGCTGTAACAAAAATAATAGGTGTTGTCCTTGTTTTTTTAACACTTCTTAACAGTTCAGCCGTCTCATATCCATCCA
This window of the uncultured Desulfobacter sp. genome carries:
- a CDS encoding PAS domain S-box protein, which translates into the protein MKHSSGNIHGLILRWMHDRDKNLAPPPYTEHHKLFLPDSWEKLSTAVTNAIAKGTPYEIELEIVKKDGTTGWMWEKGEAESDAKGNIISIWGTAQDITERKRNQKKLESTLNYVQTIVENSPIGISTFEQNGLIVTVNQALARIVGGTVEKIVGLNIYKIESWKRSGLLAAAQEALKDDIEVTRDLHYTSSFNKKCWVRATFIPFMYENKKQLMLLLADTSRQKIAEEKQQKLKTQLIQAQKMESIGRLAGGVAHDFNNMLSIINYNRD
- a CDS encoding response regulator; protein product: MLAVSDDGIGMDKNTVSNIFEPFFTTKEIGEGSGLGLATIFGIVMKSSDFDEIELLITDVVMPEMTDVVMPEMNGRELATKIKSLYPNLKCLFMSGYTANVIAHHGVLESGVHFINKPFSKHSLAKKVREVLETTVN
- a CDS encoding MASE3 domain-containing protein; this encodes MAKTDMVNNSPQTVAVGGAAFILVLVVLYLSSLYNYLLFHTLAEMFAVVTACSIFVVTWNARKFFKEKQFFPFIGISYLFVGILDLVHAMTYKGVNIIVAIDANIPTQLWVAARYLESITLLSAFFIFKDKRKAETYLLGFTIITILILLSIFYWQIFPDCYLENSGGLTPFKKNSEYLICVILLSALGALYYNWDRFDKTLFNWLQASILITIVSELLFTTYIGVYSTANMLGHYFKIVSFYCLYKALIETGLSQPYSLLYKVYKDLDDSRESYQALFSNMLDGFARHRMILDKNGSPVDFEFLEINQAFERLTGLNDVVGKTITQLLPDIQNDSSKWIDVFGKVALKGDPVRFESYVTPLKKWYAFNAYSVKYGEFVTIFEDITERKAAVESLFSQREFLNTTLEHIVDGVISTDETGRVAFINPAAENLTGWPRADALGKKLEQIFKVCREKEDSTCKEAGADALYEDQLMVFPDEGMLLRRDGTGLPIEESVNPVTNENGEVIGLVLIFRDITMWKQFQKQLQEANELLEEKVAERTLTLHQTVEHLQKEIEQRTKADARNQEADQELQSRATQLRALAGKLTMAEQAERRRVAKVLHDGIQQYMAAAKLHLSGLERKIEDPQLSGMARKIEETIGTCIQMARSLSADLSPPALYRGGLISGLRWLAGRMQERHGFQVTVKSEMENIALAEDIMLLVFESVRELLFNSVKHSGTFEAQVKLEKNEKRQLCLCVADEGNGFDPSEISISENMQQGFGLFSIQERINLIGGTFEINSKPGHGSRFNIFLPYEKEAGQLTENDASTNSLTPSVANIDSQFSKKDIRVLLADDHAIFRKGVFQSLKETAGIKVVGQAHDGLEIVELAEELRPDVILMDINMPGIDGIEATHRIYQAHPDIKILALSMYEKKDYARDMISAGAVDFISKESSSAEMVAAIKNAVTVSL
- a CDS encoding response regulator is translated as MKKISVLAVDDRPENLLALENLLDSPELEIVKAGSGREALYKTLNHEFALILLDVQMPDMDGYETAELLRSVKKTRTTPIIFVTAANKEDHHVFKGYESGAVDYLLKPLEPLILTSKVKIFIELYKQRILLEEKTEEIRSLKNYLSNIIDSMPSILIGVDNKTRITHWNLRAREITHISKEVAKGKPLEKIFPQLKNGTEYVQKAIESQQVYHHPRSTRQEKGRFVYEDITVYPLVSNGIEGAVIRIDDVTERVQIEEMMTETEKMLCLGGLAAGIAHEINNPLAGMMQSAFVMKSRLENTNMPANLQVAEELSIKIEDVRAFMDKRDIFRMIDTIHNSGSRAAEIVNSMLIFARKSDADDMSLHYLNTLMDEILELAATDYDLKKEYDFKSIEIIKQYDERLPMLPCEPARIQQVLLNVLRNGAQAMHAARTKFPKFIIKIYKAEESDMICIEIEDNGPGIDEDTRSKVFDPFFTTKPVGIGTGLGLSVSYFIITKNHKGKMDVISKPGSGATFIIRLPIKRD
- a CDS encoding transporter substrate-binding domain-containing protein — its product is MLFTDEYIFAPLVIFTRSDASFVGSMEDLRGKTVSVEEGFALHETLKREYPWINLKVDA
- a CDS encoding catalase, with the translated sequence MTSNTPKPTTNDAGIPVSSDEHSLTVGPDGPILLQDHYLIEQMANFNRERIPERQPHAKGSGAFGYFEVTRDISAYTKAALFQPGTKTDTLIRFSTVAGESGSPDTWRDPRGFALKFYTTQGNYDMVGNNTPVFFLRDPMKFQHFIRSQKRRADSGLRDHDMQWDFWTLSPESAHQVTWLMGDRGIPKTWRHMNGYSSHTYMWVNNDDERFWVRYHFKTDQGIECLTQQDADRLAGVDADCHRRDLFESIKQGNYPSWTLKVQLMPFDEAETYRFNPFDLTKVWPHGDYPLHEVGKLVLNRNPTDFHTEIEQAAFEPNSFVPGIGPSPDKMLLGRLFSYADAHRARLGVNYKQIPVNRPKAPVNSYSKDGAMRVINVSDPVYAPNSKGGPKADSERYAQKEVWNAGGDFVRAAYTLRKDDDDFGQAGTLVREVMDDAQQDRLVSNVVGHLKNGVTQPVMERCFEYWRNIDKQIGDRIAEGVNGV